The Microbacterium sp. LWO12-1.2 genome includes a window with the following:
- a CDS encoding NIPSNAP family protein, with amino-acid sequence MITVHLRYEIDPDKLDEFTDYGRAWIRLVEKHGGTHHGYFMPSEGDSDEAFALFTFPSLAAYEIYRTASRTDPECVEAFEFARRTQCIRRYERRFLTPVFE; translated from the coding sequence ATGATCACCGTTCACCTGCGCTACGAGATCGACCCGGACAAGCTGGACGAGTTCACCGACTACGGACGGGCATGGATCCGCCTGGTCGAGAAGCACGGCGGAACGCACCACGGCTACTTCATGCCGAGCGAAGGCGACAGCGACGAAGCGTTCGCGCTGTTCACATTCCCCTCCCTCGCCGCCTACGAGATCTATCGGACGGCTTCGCGCACCGACCCCGAATGCGTCGAGGCGTTCGAGTTCGCACGAAGAACTCAGTGCATCCGCCGCTACGAGCGCCGGTTCCTCACGCCGGTCTTCGAGTAG
- a CDS encoding M23 family metallopeptidase, with protein MNDRTALDAAMAASDDCGCAPTPAESRSFWKNEGVSRRGALGLGVLGVVALSAFGVGSGVTAAYAASYPSWDDVQRAKNNEAAKAGEVSRIEGLIQSLTQKVAETEAAAKVASDEFYDAQQKYFAAATEADTLQAKADEQAAAADESARKAGQVAAQLYRNGGDDTSLELLFTGSAQNADELLARLGTMDKLFEYNRSVYDNAVAARNSAQSLSDQALVARDERDRLQKIAEEKMVAAQNAADAAQAALDEQSANLATMQAQLAALKDTTTKTVAGYQAGVEAEAKARREREAAEAAAAAAGGGGGGGGGGSQGSGGWRRPHGGGKSSGYGPRSVQCGSQGCSSSFHYGTDFANGCGSAIYAAQSGTVDYAGGNGGYGNYIRIQHGGGIGTGYAHIRNGGILVRSGQWVNSGQVIAYAGNTGRSFGCHLHFEVYVNGNAVNPVQFLAQRGVSA; from the coding sequence GTGAACGATAGGACTGCGCTGGATGCTGCGATGGCGGCATCCGACGATTGCGGCTGCGCACCGACTCCAGCCGAGAGCCGAAGCTTCTGGAAGAACGAGGGAGTGTCCCGTCGTGGTGCCCTCGGGCTCGGAGTGCTCGGCGTCGTCGCCCTCAGCGCATTCGGCGTCGGCTCGGGCGTCACCGCCGCGTATGCCGCGTCGTACCCGAGCTGGGACGACGTGCAGAGGGCGAAGAACAACGAGGCGGCCAAGGCCGGCGAGGTCTCGCGCATCGAAGGCCTCATCCAGTCGCTGACCCAGAAGGTCGCCGAGACGGAGGCGGCCGCGAAGGTCGCATCCGACGAGTTCTACGACGCGCAGCAGAAGTACTTCGCCGCGGCCACAGAGGCCGACACCCTGCAGGCCAAGGCTGACGAGCAGGCCGCAGCTGCAGATGAATCCGCCCGCAAGGCCGGCCAGGTGGCTGCCCAGCTCTACCGCAACGGAGGCGACGACACCTCTCTGGAGCTGCTGTTCACCGGCTCCGCCCAGAACGCCGACGAGCTGCTCGCGCGCCTCGGCACGATGGACAAGCTCTTCGAGTACAACCGCTCCGTCTACGACAACGCGGTCGCCGCACGCAATTCTGCCCAGTCCCTCAGCGACCAGGCGCTCGTCGCCCGCGACGAGCGCGACCGGCTGCAGAAGATCGCCGAGGAGAAGATGGTCGCGGCGCAGAACGCCGCCGACGCTGCTCAGGCCGCGCTCGACGAGCAGTCCGCGAACCTCGCCACGATGCAGGCACAGCTGGCAGCTCTCAAGGACACGACGACGAAGACAGTCGCCGGCTACCAGGCAGGCGTGGAGGCCGAGGCGAAGGCCAGGCGCGAACGCGAGGCCGCAGAAGCAGCCGCGGCCGCAGCCGGCGGTGGCGGCGGAGGCGGCGGTGGAGGCAGCCAGGGCAGCGGCGGCTGGCGCCGACCGCACGGCGGCGGCAAGAGCTCGGGTTACGGCCCGCGTTCCGTGCAGTGCGGGTCGCAGGGATGCTCGTCGAGCTTCCACTACGGCACTGACTTCGCGAACGGCTGCGGGTCCGCGATCTACGCCGCGCAGTCCGGAACGGTGGACTACGCGGGCGGCAACGGCGGCTACGGCAACTACATCCGCATCCAGCACGGCGGCGGCATCGGAACCGGCTACGCGCACATCCGCAACGGAGGCATTCTGGTGCGCTCCGGCCAGTGGGTGAACTCGGGGCAGGTCATCGCCTACGCCGGCAACACCGGCCGTTCCTTCGGCTGCCACCTGCACTTCGAGGTCTATGTCAACGGGAACGCCGTCAACCCGGTGCAGTTCCTCGCGCAGCGCGGTGTCTCCGCCTGA
- a CDS encoding inorganic diphosphatase encodes MGAHDAVIEIPRGSRVKYEVDHETGRVHLDRVLYTTFGYPADYGYFDNTLGEDGDPLDVLVLLDHAIYPGVVVEVRPVAVLKMSDEAGGDDKLVAVLSKDPRWAHIQDIDDIAEYTKKEISHFFEHYKDLEPNKWVKVDEWGNAAEAQRILDEAIVRFGEQGH; translated from the coding sequence ATGGGCGCACACGACGCCGTCATCGAGATTCCGCGCGGCAGCCGCGTGAAGTACGAGGTCGACCACGAGACCGGACGAGTGCACCTCGACCGCGTGCTCTACACGACCTTCGGATACCCGGCCGACTACGGCTACTTCGACAACACGCTCGGCGAGGACGGCGACCCGCTCGACGTGCTCGTGCTGCTCGACCACGCCATCTACCCTGGCGTCGTCGTCGAGGTGCGCCCCGTCGCGGTCCTCAAGATGAGCGACGAGGCCGGCGGAGACGACAAGCTCGTCGCCGTGCTCTCGAAGGACCCGCGCTGGGCGCACATCCAGGACATCGACGACATCGCCGAGTACACGAAGAAGGAGATCTCGCACTTCTTCGAGCACTACAAGGACCTCGAGCCCAACAAGTGGGTCAAGGTCGACGAGTGGGGGAACGCCGCTGAGGCGCAGCGCATCCTCGACGAGGCCATCGTCCGCTTCGGCGAACAGGGTCACTGA
- a CDS encoding TMEM175 family protein has product MAEHSDARPFRTERFKAFVDAVVAIAMTLLILPLMESVSDAASGNIGTADFLAEHAGQLLSFGLSFLLIATFWMGHHRQYRDVEWITGPLLWINVAWMATIVWLPVPTAMIGQMDSDSLQAVVYIGTLIMTQVTTLAGWLYLGRHPELTTALPQTIRAGVIGDLAAIVLFAAALAIAVAASPNGYWGLLLLLLSDPMSRLLNRLFRQRTPDDPPATAPSGA; this is encoded by the coding sequence GTGGCAGAACACTCGGACGCACGACCGTTCCGGACCGAACGTTTCAAGGCGTTCGTCGATGCCGTGGTGGCGATCGCCATGACGCTGCTGATCCTGCCGCTCATGGAATCCGTGTCGGATGCCGCCTCGGGGAACATCGGAACCGCCGACTTCCTCGCCGAGCACGCCGGCCAGCTGCTGAGTTTCGGGCTGAGCTTCCTGCTCATCGCGACGTTCTGGATGGGACACCACCGCCAGTACCGGGACGTGGAGTGGATCACTGGTCCGCTGCTGTGGATCAACGTCGCGTGGATGGCGACCATCGTGTGGCTGCCGGTCCCCACCGCCATGATCGGTCAGATGGACTCCGACTCGCTGCAGGCGGTGGTCTACATCGGGACGCTCATCATGACGCAGGTCACGACCCTGGCCGGATGGCTGTATCTGGGGCGCCACCCCGAACTCACCACCGCGCTGCCTCAGACCATCCGCGCGGGGGTGATCGGCGACCTCGCCGCGATCGTGCTGTTCGCCGCAGCGCTCGCGATCGCCGTCGCGGCATCCCCGAACGGCTACTGGGGCTTGTTGCTCCTGCTGCTGAGCGACCCGATGAGCCGCCTGCTGAATCGCCTGTTCCGGCAGCGCACCCCGGATGACCCTCCAGCGACCGCGCCCAGCGGTGCCTGA
- the tilS gene encoding tRNA lysidine(34) synthetase TilS produces MPSLSPVIAEIRLAVRTALAGLPEGSTVLVGLSGGADSLALTAATVFEARSRGIHVLSATVDHGLQEGSSLIASTAAVAAEGVGVEDALQTRVEVDRSSGAGIEAAARDARYAALAGIARAEKATAVLLGHTLDDQAETVLLGLARGSGATSLQGMAPMREDEDGLRWIRPLLGVRRETTRAFCAASVLEFWDDPHNLDDRFARVRARETVLPVLEAELGPGIAEALARTAEQLREDAEAFDEMIHETIEDIVEHAEAGISVSVAALAANPAALRNRIIRLVVDSEFGVSLTRAQTLEVARLVTDWSGQGPIDLPGCSAARSGGQVVFAARS; encoded by the coding sequence GTGCCGTCGCTCTCACCCGTCATCGCCGAGATCCGCCTGGCCGTGCGCACTGCGCTCGCCGGACTGCCCGAAGGATCGACCGTCCTGGTCGGACTCTCCGGCGGGGCGGACTCGCTCGCGCTGACCGCCGCCACCGTCTTCGAAGCGCGGAGTCGCGGCATCCACGTGCTGAGTGCGACAGTCGATCACGGACTGCAGGAAGGCTCTTCCCTCATCGCGAGCACGGCGGCGGTCGCGGCAGAGGGAGTCGGTGTCGAGGACGCGCTGCAGACCCGTGTCGAGGTCGACCGGTCATCCGGTGCAGGCATCGAAGCGGCCGCGCGCGACGCCCGGTACGCCGCACTCGCCGGCATCGCACGCGCGGAGAAGGCAACGGCTGTGCTGCTCGGCCACACACTCGACGACCAGGCGGAGACCGTGCTGCTGGGCCTCGCCCGCGGCTCGGGCGCGACCAGCCTGCAGGGGATGGCTCCGATGCGCGAGGACGAGGACGGACTCCGGTGGATCCGCCCGCTGCTCGGCGTGCGCCGGGAGACGACCCGAGCGTTCTGCGCCGCATCCGTCCTCGAATTCTGGGATGACCCCCACAACCTCGACGACCGCTTCGCCCGCGTGCGCGCACGTGAGACCGTGCTGCCGGTGCTGGAGGCCGAGCTCGGCCCTGGCATCGCCGAGGCGCTCGCCCGCACGGCCGAGCAGTTGCGGGAGGACGCCGAGGCGTTCGACGAGATGATCCACGAGACGATCGAGGACATCGTCGAACACGCGGAAGCCGGCATCTCGGTCAGCGTGGCCGCGCTCGCCGCGAACCCTGCGGCGCTGCGGAACCGCATCATCCGTCTCGTGGTCGACAGCGAGTTCGGCGTGAGTCTCACCCGCGCGCAGACGCTCGAGGTGGCGCGTCTCGTGACGGACTGGTCGGGCCAGGGGCCGATCGACCTGCCAGGATGCTCCGCCGCACGCAGCGGCGGACAGGTCGTGTTCGCCGCGCGCAGCTGA
- a CDS encoding DUF937 domain-containing protein, translating to MALDDILKQVPIDDIAAKLGVSPDVAKAAVEQGGAVLLGGLAKNAETDEGSSAIQAALKKHEGAKSVSTVDDIDEADGGKIVSHILGANEKQVTQQLTESKATAGIDFGKLLPILAPIVMGLIANANKGKAEKADAGSESSGGIGDLIGGLLGGGGNSGSGGGIGDVLGGLLGGGNSSSGGGIDLGGLLGGLLGGKK from the coding sequence ATGGCCCTTGACGACATCCTCAAGCAGGTGCCGATCGACGACATCGCCGCGAAGCTCGGCGTCTCCCCCGACGTCGCCAAGGCCGCGGTCGAGCAGGGCGGCGCCGTGCTTCTGGGCGGTCTGGCCAAGAACGCAGAGACCGACGAAGGTTCCTCCGCGATCCAGGCGGCTCTGAAGAAGCACGAGGGCGCCAAGAGCGTCTCCACGGTCGACGACATCGATGAGGCCGACGGCGGCAAGATCGTCAGCCACATCCTCGGAGCGAACGAGAAGCAGGTCACTCAGCAGCTCACCGAGTCGAAGGCGACCGCCGGTATCGACTTCGGCAAGCTGCTCCCGATCCTCGCGCCCATCGTCATGGGTCTGATCGCGAACGCCAACAAGGGCAAGGCGGAGAAGGCGGATGCCGGCTCCGAGAGCTCGGGCGGCATCGGCGACCTCATCGGTGGTCTGCTGGGCGGCGGCGGCAACAGCGGCTCCGGCGGCGGCATCGGCGACGTGCTCGGCGGTCTGCTCGGAGGGGGCAACAGCAGCTCCGGCGGCGGCATCGACCTGGGCGGGCTGCTCGGCGGCCTCCTCGGCGGCAAGAAGTAA
- the hpt gene encoding hypoxanthine phosphoribosyltransferase, with protein MRAAEIQDDLAQILVTEEEILAKLDELATQVAADYAGKDLILVGVLKGAVMVMADFARALPFHAPMDWMAVSSYGASTKSSGVVQIRKDLDTDLNGKHVLIVEDIIDSGLTLSWLLENFESRGAESIEVLALLRKPEAAKVVIDCRYVGFDIPTDFVVGYGLDYDERYRNLRDVAVLAPHVYS; from the coding sequence ATGCGCGCCGCGGAGATCCAGGATGACCTTGCACAGATCCTCGTCACAGAGGAGGAGATCCTCGCCAAGCTCGACGAGCTGGCGACGCAGGTCGCCGCGGACTACGCCGGGAAGGACCTGATCCTCGTCGGCGTGCTCAAAGGCGCGGTCATGGTGATGGCCGACTTCGCCCGGGCGCTCCCGTTCCACGCGCCGATGGACTGGATGGCCGTGTCGAGCTACGGTGCCAGCACGAAGTCGAGCGGCGTGGTGCAGATCCGCAAGGACCTCGACACCGATCTCAACGGCAAGCACGTGCTGATCGTCGAAGACATCATCGACTCCGGCCTGACCCTCAGCTGGCTGCTGGAGAACTTCGAGTCCCGCGGCGCCGAGTCGATCGAAGTGCTCGCCCTGCTGCGCAAGCCCGAGGCAGCGAAGGTCGTGATCGACTGCCGCTACGTCGGCTTCGACATCCCCACGGACTTCGTCGTCGGCTATGGCCTCGACTACGACGAGCGCTACCGCAACCTGCGCGACGTCGCCGTGCTCGCCCCGCACGTCTACAGCTGA
- the ftsH gene encoding ATP-dependent zinc metalloprotease FtsH produces the protein MDVKKITRNPLIYVALIGLLLFGGFLLISNLGAPKQITTQEGLKLLAGTTVTEVVTTDGDQRVDMTLSKAFEGSENVQFYYVDARADEVVAAINDADPKDGFNDAVPRATWFDGFISLLLPLVLLGLLFWWLLSSMQGGGGKVMQFGKSKAKLVNKETPTVTFADVAGADEAIEELHEIKEFLQDPAKFQAIGARIPKGVLLYGPPGTGKTLLARAVAGEAGAPFYSISGSDFVEMFVGVGASRVRDLFNVAKENAPAIIFIDEIDAVGRHRGAGMGGGNDEREQTLNQMLVEMDGFDPNANVIVIAATNRPDILDPALLRPGRFDRQIGVDAPDLKGRQKILEVHSKGKPLAKSVDLEVVARKTPGFTGADLANVLNEAALLTARSNAQLVDNRALDEAIDRVIAGPQRRTRVMKDKEKLITAYHEGGHALAAAAMNYTDPVTKITILPRGKALGYTMVLPLDDKYSITRNELQDQLTYAMGGRVAEEIIFHDPTTGASNDIEKATSIARKMVIEYGMTTQVGPVKLGTEGGDMFVARDMGRGREYSEKVAERVDAEVRALIEQAHNEAYTVISENRDILDRLALALLEEETLDHNQIAEIFTEIKKLPERPLWLSSEDRPVSERPPIEVPKKDVSLAASVEAPAAAARTQTGSAGAGQARPATA, from the coding sequence ATGGATGTGAAGAAGATCACCAGGAACCCCCTGATCTACGTGGCGCTGATCGGTCTGCTGCTGTTCGGCGGCTTCCTGCTGATCTCGAACCTCGGTGCGCCCAAGCAGATCACCACCCAAGAGGGTCTGAAACTGCTCGCCGGCACCACGGTCACCGAGGTCGTCACCACCGACGGTGATCAGCGCGTCGACATGACGCTGTCGAAGGCGTTCGAGGGCTCCGAGAACGTGCAGTTCTACTACGTCGACGCCCGGGCCGACGAGGTCGTCGCGGCGATCAACGACGCCGACCCCAAGGATGGCTTCAACGACGCGGTGCCGCGTGCCACCTGGTTCGACGGCTTCATCTCTCTGCTCCTCCCGCTCGTGCTGCTCGGCCTCCTGTTCTGGTGGCTGCTGTCGTCGATGCAGGGTGGTGGCGGCAAGGTCATGCAGTTCGGCAAGTCGAAGGCGAAGCTCGTCAACAAGGAGACGCCCACCGTCACCTTCGCCGACGTGGCCGGCGCCGACGAGGCGATCGAAGAGCTCCACGAGATCAAGGAGTTCCTGCAGGACCCCGCGAAGTTCCAGGCGATCGGCGCCCGCATCCCGAAGGGCGTGCTGCTGTACGGCCCTCCCGGAACCGGCAAGACCCTCCTCGCCCGCGCCGTCGCCGGTGAGGCCGGAGCCCCCTTCTACTCGATCTCCGGATCGGACTTTGTCGAGATGTTCGTCGGTGTCGGCGCCTCGCGTGTGCGCGACCTGTTCAACGTCGCCAAGGAGAACGCGCCCGCGATCATCTTCATCGACGAGATCGACGCCGTCGGTCGTCACCGCGGCGCCGGCATGGGCGGCGGCAACGACGAGCGTGAGCAGACCCTGAACCAGATGCTCGTCGAGATGGACGGCTTCGACCCCAACGCAAACGTCATCGTGATCGCGGCGACGAACCGTCCCGACATCCTCGACCCCGCGTTGCTGCGTCCCGGTCGTTTCGACCGTCAGATCGGCGTCGACGCCCCCGACCTCAAGGGCCGCCAGAAGATCCTCGAGGTGCACAGCAAGGGCAAGCCGCTCGCGAAGAGCGTCGACCTCGAGGTCGTCGCCCGCAAGACCCCCGGATTCACGGGTGCCGACCTCGCGAACGTGCTGAACGAGGCCGCGCTGCTGACCGCGCGCTCGAACGCACAGCTGGTCGACAACCGCGCCCTCGACGAGGCCATCGACCGCGTGATCGCCGGCCCGCAGCGGCGCACCCGCGTGATGAAGGACAAGGAGAAGCTCATCACGGCCTACCACGAGGGCGGACACGCTCTGGCGGCGGCGGCGATGAACTACACCGACCCTGTGACCAAGATCACGATCCTGCCGCGTGGCAAGGCCCTCGGCTACACGATGGTGCTGCCGCTGGACGACAAGTACTCGATCACCCGCAACGAGCTGCAGGACCAGCTGACCTACGCCATGGGTGGCCGTGTCGCGGAGGAGATCATCTTCCACGACCCCACCACCGGCGCCTCGAACGACATCGAGAAGGCGACGTCGATCGCCCGCAAGATGGTCATCGAGTACGGCATGACCACACAGGTCGGCCCGGTCAAGCTCGGTACCGAAGGCGGCGACATGTTCGTCGCCCGCGACATGGGGCGTGGCCGCGAGTACTCCGAGAAGGTCGCCGAGCGCGTCGACGCCGAAGTGCGGGCGCTCATCGAGCAGGCGCACAACGAGGCGTACACGGTGATCAGCGAGAACCGCGACATCCTCGATCGTCTCGCGCTGGCCCTGCTCGAGGAGGAGACCCTCGACCACAACCAGATCGCGGAGATCTTCACCGAGATCAAGAAGCTCCCCGAACGTCCGCTGTGGCTGTCGAGCGAGGATCGTCCGGTGTCCGAGCGTCCTCCGATCGAGGTGCCCAAGAAGGACGTCTCGCTCGCCGCCTCCGTCGAGGCGCCTGCCGCGGCCGCCCGCACGCAGACGGGATCGGCCGGCGCCGGTCAGGCACGTCCAGCGACGGCCTGA
- the folE gene encoding GTP cyclohydrolase I: MAVDRGRVERLTRELLEAIGEDPDRPGLKQTPARMGELYSEFFSGVGEDAAEPLARTISVTRGPAPDTLPSGAVLLRDIRFRSVCEHHLLPFAGRAHLAYLPGEQVVGLGALVRVVEILASRPQVQERLGEQIADTIAEHLDTRGVLVVLDASHGCVTMRGGRQPEASTLTIAARGEYTDPIARAELIALIGASAVAGTQGSGFQG; the protein is encoded by the coding sequence GTGGCCGTCGACAGAGGTCGCGTCGAACGGCTCACCAGAGAACTGCTCGAAGCGATAGGGGAGGACCCCGACCGCCCAGGGCTGAAGCAGACGCCCGCACGCATGGGCGAGCTCTACTCGGAGTTCTTCTCCGGGGTCGGTGAGGATGCCGCGGAGCCGCTCGCGCGCACCATCAGCGTCACTCGTGGTCCCGCCCCCGACACGCTCCCCTCCGGAGCGGTGCTGCTGCGCGACATCCGTTTCCGCTCGGTGTGCGAGCACCATCTGCTGCCGTTCGCCGGTCGCGCACACCTCGCCTACCTCCCCGGTGAGCAGGTCGTCGGGCTGGGGGCGCTCGTGCGTGTCGTCGAGATCCTCGCCTCGCGACCGCAGGTGCAGGAGCGGCTCGGCGAGCAGATCGCCGACACGATCGCGGAGCACCTCGACACCCGAGGCGTGCTCGTCGTGCTCGACGCCAGCCACGGCTGCGTCACGATGCGCGGCGGACGCCAGCCCGAAGCCTCCACCCTCACGATCGCAGCGCGGGGGGAGTACACCGACCCGATCGCGAGGGCCGAGCTCATCGCGCTCATCGGCGCTTCGGCAGTGGCGGGGACTCAGGGTTCCGGGTTCCAGGGATGA
- the folP gene encoding dihydropteroate synthase, whose amino-acid sequence MTGIWGIVNVTPDSFSDGGRYFDVDRAVAQGLQLRADGAAVLDIGGESTRPGAERVSADVEQQRVLPVIEQLVAAGVPVSIDTINASTAAAAVRAGARIVNDVSGGLADPDMRAAVAESGADFAIGHWRGFSDDMYAHAEYRRAAREVAGELQERIGEAAASGIAPSRLIIDPGIGFAKAGDQNWDVLRGLDEIVALGPRVLIGTSRKRFLAETLRQSAGDTPVDADVSERRRDLATAVTSALAARAGVWAVRVHDVASTRDALAITHAWDGR is encoded by the coding sequence ATGACCGGGATCTGGGGGATCGTCAACGTCACCCCTGACTCGTTCAGCGATGGCGGGCGCTACTTCGACGTCGACCGCGCGGTCGCACAGGGCCTGCAGCTTCGCGCCGACGGTGCCGCCGTGCTCGATATCGGCGGAGAGTCGACCCGTCCCGGAGCGGAACGTGTCAGCGCGGACGTCGAGCAGCAGCGGGTGCTCCCCGTGATCGAGCAGCTGGTCGCGGCAGGGGTGCCGGTGAGCATCGACACGATCAACGCCTCCACTGCTGCCGCCGCCGTGCGGGCAGGGGCGAGGATCGTGAACGACGTATCGGGTGGTCTCGCCGATCCGGACATGCGCGCTGCCGTCGCCGAGTCCGGCGCCGATTTCGCGATCGGGCACTGGCGCGGCTTCTCGGACGACATGTACGCGCACGCGGAATATCGCCGTGCCGCCAGAGAGGTCGCGGGTGAGCTGCAGGAGCGCATCGGCGAAGCCGCGGCATCCGGTATCGCCCCCTCCCGGCTGATCATCGATCCGGGTATCGGCTTCGCGAAGGCGGGGGACCAGAACTGGGATGTGCTGCGCGGGCTCGACGAGATCGTCGCGCTCGGACCTCGGGTGCTGATCGGCACCTCGCGCAAGCGCTTCCTCGCCGAGACCCTGCGGCAGTCGGCCGGCGATACGCCGGTCGATGCCGATGTGTCGGAGCGACGGCGCGATCTCGCCACCGCTGTCACCAGTGCGCTCGCGGCGCGTGCAGGGGTATGGGCGGTGCGCGTGCACGACGTCGCCTCCACCCGCGATGCCCTCGCGATCACCCACGCCTGGGACGGCCGCTGA
- the folB gene encoding dihydroneopterin aldolase has product MDSLDQIELTGLTVFGRHGVYDHERENGQEFTVDLRLSLSLEQAAATDDVSDTVHYGELAEKVAAVVAGEPVDLIETLASRIADVTLEDQRVQFVTVTVHKPHAPIPLTFTDVAVSVHRGRKPAALEDITA; this is encoded by the coding sequence ATGGACTCCCTCGACCAGATCGAACTGACCGGCCTCACCGTGTTCGGCCGACACGGTGTCTACGACCACGAGCGCGAGAACGGGCAGGAGTTCACGGTCGACCTGCGGTTGTCGCTGTCGCTGGAGCAGGCCGCAGCGACCGATGATGTGAGCGACACCGTGCACTACGGAGAGCTGGCCGAGAAGGTCGCAGCCGTCGTCGCGGGGGAGCCGGTGGACCTCATCGAGACCCTCGCCTCGCGGATCGCCGACGTCACGCTGGAGGACCAGCGTGTGCAGTTCGTGACGGTCACGGTGCACAAACCGCATGCCCCGATCCCGCTCACATTCACCGACGTCGCGGTCTCGGTCCATCGAGGGCGCAAGCCCGCCGCACTGGAGGACATCACCGCATGA
- the folK gene encoding 2-amino-4-hydroxy-6-hydroxymethyldihydropteridine diphosphokinase encodes MSRNLTIPPNIPPSRGGRTETVAVVALGANLGDRKATIRAAAERIARLPLVADVRLSSLFETVAVRLDGPDPDAPGYVNAVALVTTRLAPEILLGMLHAIEDENGRERHQRWGDRTLDLDLITYGDVVSDDPRVQLPHPRAAERLFVLEPWLDLDPDAELQGHGRVADLVEELRARGDG; translated from the coding sequence ATGAGCCGCAACCTGACGATCCCGCCGAACATCCCGCCGTCCCGCGGGGGCCGCACGGAGACGGTGGCCGTCGTCGCACTCGGGGCCAACCTCGGCGATCGGAAGGCGACCATCCGTGCAGCGGCGGAGCGCATCGCCCGCCTCCCGTTGGTCGCGGACGTGCGCCTCTCGAGCCTCTTCGAGACCGTCGCCGTGCGTCTCGACGGTCCCGACCCGGATGCCCCCGGCTACGTGAACGCGGTCGCCCTCGTCACCACAAGGCTCGCCCCCGAGATCCTGCTCGGGATGCTGCACGCCATCGAAGACGAGAACGGTCGGGAGCGCCACCAGCGCTGGGGTGACCGCACGCTCGACCTCGACCTCATCACGTACGGCGATGTCGTCTCAGACGATCCCCGTGTGCAGCTCCCGCACCCTCGTGCGGCCGAGCGCCTCTTCGTGCTGGAACCCTGGTTGGACCTCGACCCCGACGCCGAGCTGCAGGGCCACGGCCGGGTGGCCGACCTCGTCGAGGAGCTGCGGGCTCGGGGCGACGGATGA
- a CDS encoding DUF3180 domain-containing protein, with translation MKRTSAGLLVVLAMFAAGGGYLLDQLLTAGGRATFTPSLLLPVLLLLIAAAALGVSWPVRHSVRSGIRIDPFRALRAATLARASSLVGALMAGFGAGLLVFLLSRPIDPPVGSTVAMLALIGSAIVLVIAALIAEQFCTLPKDPDDSEPRDLAPEPGGGH, from the coding sequence ATGAAACGCACGTCGGCGGGGCTGCTCGTGGTGCTGGCGATGTTCGCAGCCGGGGGCGGGTATCTGCTCGATCAGCTGCTCACCGCGGGCGGACGCGCAACGTTCACTCCCTCCCTCCTGCTCCCGGTGCTGCTCCTGCTGATCGCGGCCGCAGCGCTCGGCGTCTCGTGGCCGGTGCGGCACAGCGTGCGCTCCGGCATCCGCATCGATCCGTTCCGCGCGCTGCGGGCGGCGACACTCGCTCGGGCATCGAGCCTGGTCGGCGCGCTCATGGCCGGCTTCGGCGCCGGGCTCCTGGTGTTCCTGCTCTCCCGCCCCATCGATCCCCCGGTAGGGTCGACAGTGGCCATGCTGGCCCTGATCGGGAGTGCGATCGTGCTCGTGATCGCCGCGCTCATCGCCGAACAGTTCTGCACCCTGCCGAAGGATCCTGATGACTCAGAACCCAGAGACCTCGCCCCTGAACCCGGCGGAGGGCACTGA
- a CDS encoding PH domain-containing protein yields MTQNPETSPLNPAEGTDLAALDEGTYTQLRTARNEARLELDGTWHQISPRYVVSQFVQNAIFLVFVVVAAVVLNVVLSQDWVWIPAGVIILITLVTLIILPRQAKAIGYMLRADDIVFRKGILWQRMIAVPYGRMQLVDITQGPLDRAFGITQLKMVTAAATTGVQIPGLTQRASEALRDTLIEVAETRRTGL; encoded by the coding sequence ATGACTCAGAACCCAGAGACCTCGCCCCTGAACCCGGCGGAGGGCACTGACCTCGCCGCGCTCGACGAAGGCACGTACACGCAGTTGCGGACGGCTCGCAATGAGGCCCGACTCGAGCTCGACGGTACCTGGCACCAGATCTCGCCGCGCTACGTCGTGTCGCAGTTCGTGCAGAACGCGATCTTCCTGGTCTTCGTGGTGGTCGCCGCGGTCGTGCTCAACGTCGTCCTCTCACAGGACTGGGTCTGGATCCCGGCCGGGGTCATCATCCTGATCACCCTCGTCACGTTGATCATCCTGCCGCGGCAGGCGAAGGCGATCGGATACATGCTCCGCGCCGACGACATCGTCTTCCGCAAGGGAATCCTGTGGCAGCGGATGATCGCCGTGCCGTACGGGCGCATGCAGCTCGTCGACATCACGCAGGGACCGCTCGACCGAGCCTTCGGCATCACCCAGCTCAAGATGGTGACAGCGGCCGCCACCACCGGCGTGCAGATCCCGGGCCTCACCCAGCGTGCGTCCGAGGCGCTGCGCGACACCCTGATCGAAGTGGCCGAGACCCGCCGGACCGGCCTGTGA